In the genome of Stigmatella aurantiaca, one region contains:
- a CDS encoding protein kinase domain-containing protein produces the protein MSRKPPLNPGALPPGTFVGPWQVARWHARGGNGTVYQAWKTGPEGTGPVALKLALYPEDRRFSREAGLLSRLQHPHVPRLLESGQWRHPSGVSYPYLAMEWVEGEPLYAWGQGSSPSSRQVMRVLAHLARALEATHAADGVHRDVKGRYSAFCTSGRRCEGAVQRGSSSAG, from the coding sequence ATGTCCAGAAAGCCTCCGTTGAACCCTGGCGCGCTGCCTCCGGGAACCTTCGTGGGCCCCTGGCAGGTGGCGCGCTGGCACGCACGAGGCGGCAACGGCACCGTGTACCAGGCATGGAAGACGGGTCCTGAAGGCACAGGGCCCGTGGCCCTCAAGCTGGCCCTCTATCCCGAGGACAGGCGATTCAGCAGGGAAGCCGGACTCCTCTCGCGCCTCCAGCATCCACACGTGCCACGGCTGCTGGAGTCCGGACAGTGGCGGCACCCTTCCGGTGTCTCATACCCCTACCTGGCGATGGAGTGGGTGGAGGGCGAGCCCCTGTACGCATGGGGCCAGGGGTCCTCGCCGTCTTCCCGTCAGGTCATGCGGGTGCTGGCACACCTGGCACGCGCACTGGAGGCCACGCATGCGGCCGACGGGGTCCACCGCGACGTCAAAGGGAGATACAGTGCTTTCTGTACCTCCGGACGTCGATGCGAAGGTGCAGTCCAGAGGGGAAGTAGCAGCGCCGGGTAG
- a CDS encoding DNA adenine methylase — protein sequence MSGEPLKAPFPWFGGKSRAASLIWEGFGDVPNYVEPFAGSLAVLLARPTPPRVETVNDVDHYLANFWRALSQAPEEVARHADNPVSEVDLHAWHRWLVDNAEFRTRMEKDPLHFDALVAGRWLWGISQWIGSGWCSAPQWKGRAHPGNGMRGIHGRRVREVDPEPWQQKPDLAGSRGAAGRGVHASGRRNQALLEWMGQLAARLRYVRVCCGDWKRVLTPAATSQIGVTAVLLDPPYAHDTGRDPALYAHDAADVSREVREWALAHGEDPKLRIALCGYEGEHDMPPTWRCVAWKAAGGYSAARGKGANAERERVWFSPHCLQARQADLFERRATP from the coding sequence ATGAGCGGCGAGCCGTTGAAGGCGCCCTTCCCGTGGTTCGGCGGCAAGAGCCGGGCGGCCTCGCTCATCTGGGAGGGCTTCGGGGACGTGCCCAACTACGTGGAGCCGTTCGCGGGCTCGCTGGCGGTTCTCCTCGCGCGGCCCACGCCGCCGCGCGTGGAGACGGTGAACGACGTGGACCACTACCTGGCCAACTTCTGGCGGGCCCTCTCCCAGGCGCCCGAGGAGGTGGCGCGGCACGCGGACAACCCCGTCTCCGAGGTGGACCTGCACGCATGGCACCGCTGGCTGGTGGACAACGCGGAGTTCCGCACGCGGATGGAGAAGGACCCTCTCCACTTCGATGCACTCGTGGCCGGGCGGTGGCTGTGGGGCATCTCCCAGTGGATTGGTTCCGGGTGGTGCTCCGCCCCCCAGTGGAAGGGCCGTGCGCATCCAGGCAACGGCATGCGCGGCATCCACGGACGGCGGGTGCGAGAGGTGGACCCGGAGCCATGGCAGCAAAAGCCCGACCTCGCGGGGAGTCGTGGCGCGGCTGGACGCGGCGTGCATGCAAGCGGGCGCCGCAACCAAGCGCTGCTGGAGTGGATGGGGCAGCTTGCTGCGCGGCTCCGGTATGTGCGCGTCTGCTGTGGTGACTGGAAGCGCGTGCTGACACCTGCTGCCACGTCCCAGATAGGCGTGACGGCGGTGCTGCTGGACCCGCCCTATGCCCACGACACAGGGCGGGACCCGGCCCTCTACGCCCACGACGCGGCGGATGTGAGCCGGGAGGTGCGCGAGTGGGCCCTGGCCCACGGCGAGGACCCGAAGCTGCGGATAGCCCTGTGCGGCTACGAGGGCGAGCACGACATGCCGCCCACCTGGCGGTGCGTGGCGTGGAAAGCAGCTGGCGGGTACTCGGCGGCGCGAGGCAAAGGCGCCAACGCCGAGCGTGAGCGGGTGTGGTTCTCGCCGCACTGCCTCCAGGCCCGCCAGGCGGACCTCTTCGAGCGGAGGGCCACGCCATGA
- a CDS encoding helix-turn-helix domain-containing protein, which translates to MTGAEAAERRKALGYTQAALAKLLGTSSPTMARWEAAESAPEALTRALGNLAPSTGGGRGPYRRAAAGMATPEPPSAPPARQRRREGLTPPPTPKARRKPTQAPPPLPARKPITPEVQEAAAVGAVLLEDMSAVAERVAELLGLEDATRHARRVLPPPRYPVAACQRCPWKRCPVPLVAAPAEGCCLWR; encoded by the coding sequence ATGACGGGCGCCGAAGCGGCCGAGAGGCGCAAGGCGCTGGGCTACACACAGGCGGCTCTGGCCAAGTTGCTGGGCACCTCCTCCCCCACCATGGCGCGGTGGGAGGCGGCCGAGTCCGCGCCCGAGGCGCTCACCCGGGCCCTGGGGAACCTCGCCCCCTCGACTGGGGGTGGACGGGGGCCGTACCGGCGCGCCGCCGCCGGGATGGCCACGCCCGAGCCCCCCAGCGCCCCGCCAGCGCGCCAGAGACGGCGGGAGGGCCTGACACCGCCCCCCACCCCGAAGGCGCGCAGGAAGCCCACCCAGGCCCCGCCGCCCCTGCCTGCCCGGAAGCCCATCACCCCCGAGGTGCAGGAGGCGGCAGCTGTGGGCGCGGTGCTGCTCGAGGACATGAGCGCGGTGGCCGAGCGCGTGGCGGAACTGCTGGGCCTTGAGGACGCCACGCGCCACGCCCGGCGCGTGCTGCCTCCGCCGCGCTACCCGGTGGCGGCCTGCCAGCGCTGCCCGTGGAAGCGCTGCCCCGTGCCGCTCGTGGCGGCCCCGGCCGAGGGGTGCTGCCTATGGCGCTGA
- a CDS encoding RCC1 repeat-containing protein: MQSSYGWLKILKLWLGLWLAVGCGKATVETEEQASHHSHLWRSQSRSRVAAGGRHTLAVRPDGTVWAAGYNGNGQLGDGTTSDRKVVPVAVQGLSGVVAVAAGFSHSLAVRSDGTVWAWGDNYYGQVGDGTMSTRRVPVAVQGLSGVVAVAAGYDHSLAVRSDGTVWAWGHNGNGQLGDGTTSARPVPVVVQGLSGVASVAAGNSHSLAVRSDGTVWAWGSNGNSQLGDGTTSDRPVPVAVQGLSGVVAVTAGIFHSLAVRSDGTMWAWGSNSYGQLGDGTTSTRRVPVAVPGLSGVVAVAASSHHSLAVRSDGTMWAWGSNGNGQLGDSTTSDRKVPVAVQGLSGVVAVVAGHSYSLAVRSDGTVWAWGYNGNGQLGSGTTSARPVPVAVQGLSEVVAVAAGGNHSVAVRSDGTVWAWGNNYYGQLGDGTTSARPVPVAVQGLSGVVAVAAGWSHSLAVRSDGTVWAWGDNYYGQVGDGTTNIRRVPVAVQGLSGVVAVAAGNSHSLAIRSDGTMWAWGSNSYGQLGDGTTSDRKVVPVAVPGLSGVVAVTAGGNHSLAVHSNGTAWAWGHNGNGQLGDGTTSARPAPVVVQGLSGVVAVAAGYDHSLAARSDGTVWAWGSNGSGQVGDGTTNTRRVPVAVQGLSGVVAVAARFYHSLAVRSDGTMWAWGSNGNSQLGDGTTSDRPVPVAVQGLSGVVAVAAGGIHSLAVRSDGTVWGSGSNASGQIGDGGPTDSVTTPALSLLY; the protein is encoded by the coding sequence ATGCAGAGCAGTTATGGATGGCTGAAGATACTGAAATTATGGCTCGGGCTTTGGCTGGCAGTTGGTTGTGGGAAGGCCACCGTGGAAACGGAAGAGCAGGCATCGCATCATTCGCATCTCTGGCGCTCCCAGTCGAGATCCCGTGTCGCCGCAGGGGGGCGACATACCTTAGCGGTACGTCCAGACGGCACGGTGTGGGCTGCGGGGTACAACGGAAACGGCCAGTTAGGGGATGGCACCACGAGTGATCGCAAGGTGGTGCCCGTGGCGGTGCAAGGCCTGAGCGGGGTGGTGGCCGTGGCGGCGGGCTTCTCCCACTCGCTAGCGGTGCGCTCGGACGGCACCGTGTGGGCTTGGGGGGACAACTACTACGGCCAGGTGGGGGATGGCACTATGAGTACCCGCAGGGTGCCCGTGGCGGTGCAAGGCCTGAGCGGGGTGGTAGCCGTGGCAGCGGGCTACGACCACTCGCTGGCGGTACGCTCGGATGGCACCGTGTGGGCCTGGGGGCATAACGGAAACGGCCAGTTAGGGGATGGCACCACGAGTGCCCGCCCGGTGCCAGTGGTGGTGCAAGGCCTGAGCGGGGTGGCGTCCGTGGCGGCGGGCAACTCCCACTCGCTGGCAGTGCGCTCGGACGGCACCGTGTGGGCCTGGGGGAGCAACGGAAACAGCCAGTTGGGAGATGGCACCACGAGTGACCGCCCGGTGCCAGTGGCGGTGCAAGGCCTGAGCGGGGTGGTGGCCGTGACGGCGGGCATCTTCCACTCGCTGGCGGTACGCTCGGACGGCACCATGTGGGCCTGGGGGAGCAACTCCTATGGCCAGTTAGGGGATGGCACCACGAGTACCCGCAGGGTGCCCGTGGCGGTGCCAGGCCTGAGCGGAGTGGTGGCCGTGGCGGCGAGTTCCCACCATTCGCTGGCGGTGCGCTCGGACGGAACCATGTGGGCCTGGGGGAGCAACGGAAACGGCCAACTGGGAGACAGCACCACGAGTGATCGCAAGGTGCCAGTGGCGGTGCAAGGCCTGAGCGGGGTGGTGGCTGTGGTGGCGGGCCACTCCTACTCGCTGGCGGTGCGCTCGGATGGCACGGTGTGGGCCTGGGGGTACAACGGAAACGGCCAGTTAGGGAGTGGCACCACGAGTGCCCGCCCGGTGCCAGTGGCGGTGCAAGGCCTGAGCGAGGTGGTAGCCGTGGCGGCGGGCGGCAACCACTCCGTGGCAGTGCGCTCGGACGGCACCGTGTGGGCGTGGGGGAACAACTACTACGGCCAGTTAGGGGATGGCACCACGAGTGCCCGCCCGGTGCCAGTGGCGGTGCAAGGCCTGAGCGGAGTGGTGGCCGTGGCGGCGGGCTGGTCCCACTCGCTGGCGGTGCGCTCGGACGGCACCGTGTGGGCTTGGGGGGACAACTACTACGGCCAGGTGGGGGATGGCACCACGAATATCCGTAGGGTGCCAGTGGCGGTGCAAGGCCTGAGCGGGGTGGTGGCCGTGGCGGCGGGCAACTCCCACTCGCTGGCGATACGCTCGGACGGCACCATGTGGGCCTGGGGGAGCAACTCCTACGGCCAGTTAGGGGATGGCACCACGAGTGATCGCAAGGTGGTGCCCGTGGCGGTGCCAGGCCTGAGCGGGGTGGTGGCCGTAACAGCGGGCGGCAACCACTCGCTGGCGGTGCACTCGAACGGCACTGCGTGGGCCTGGGGGCATAACGGAAACGGCCAGTTAGGGGATGGCACCACGAGTGCCCGCCCGGCGCCAGTGGTGGTGCAAGGCCTGAGTGGGGTGGTGGCCGTGGCAGCGGGCTACGACCACTCGCTGGCGGCGCGCTCGGACGGCACCGTGTGGGCCTGGGGGAGCAACGGAAGCGGCCAGGTGGGGGATGGCACCACGAATACCCGCAGGGTGCCCGTGGCGGTGCAAGGCCTGAGCGGGGTGGTGGCCGTGGCGGCGAGGTTCTACCACTCGCTGGCGGTACGCTCGGACGGAACCATGTGGGCCTGGGGGAGCAACGGAAACAGCCAGTTGGGAGATGGCACCACGAGTGACCGCCCGGTGCCAGTGGCGGTGCAAGGCCTGAGCGGGGTGGTGGCCGTGGCGGCGGGCGGCATCCACTCGCTGGCGGTGCGCTCGGACGGCACCGTGTGGGGCTCGGGTTCCAATGCGAGCGGCCAGATCGGCGACGGTGGACCTACTGACTCCGTAACTACTCCTGCTCTCTCATTGCTGTACTGA
- a CDS encoding recombinase family protein produces the protein MKEHLGRPPVPYWPQWRVLPVARAGVVVVSIREPWVDTGGTMGEILTALAGWMAQEEWRLLIERTNAGLTLACCMGTKSGKPIGRSPADLLNLGIGERAVMKEKSIRTAAREVGIAEFVLLLRLLSLGAQHVGRSLAVSATAAKARVGEEALQRHVAALTASQGVEGGGTHLLAASAP, from the coding sequence CTGAAGGAACATCTTGGGCGCCCACCGGTTCCATACTGGCCGCAGTGGCGAGTCCTACCCGTCGCCCGCGCTGGCGTTGTTGTCGTCAGCATTCGTGAGCCGTGGGTCGATACGGGAGGCACCATGGGCGAGATTCTGACGGCCCTGGCGGGCTGGATGGCCCAAGAGGAGTGGCGCCTTCTGATTGAACGCACCAACGCGGGGTTGACCCTCGCCTGCTGCATGGGCACCAAGAGCGGCAAGCCCATCGGACGATCCCCAGCAGACCTTCTCAATCTGGGCATAGGTGAGCGAGCAGTCATGAAAGAGAAGTCGATTCGCACGGCGGCCCGTGAGGTTGGCATCGCAGAATTCGTCCTCCTCCTCCGCCTCTTGAGCCTGGGCGCACAGCATGTGGGACGGAGCCTTGCCGTCTCAGCAACTGCCGCCAAGGCACGGGTGGGAGAAGAGGCACTACAGCGCCATGTGGCAGCGCTCACTGCCTCTCAGGGCGTCGAAGGGGGCGGGACGCACCTCTTGGCCGCCTCCGCCCCCTAA
- a CDS encoding serine/threonine protein kinase encodes MPSPHEQESPAGLTRFGPYTLARRIGAGGMGEVYLAREESPRRACVVKKVLPKLVENKQFLGRFKDEARVVVHLKHPNIARVYAMGEVEGQFYLAMEYVQGKTLSRLAHRVRQHGQALSLGVLLHLGQRLCEALAYAHDAKDGQGQPLHLVHRDLSPANICLSYDGELKVIDFGASQSTLKEQQTAPRVVIGNLTYMSPEQARKKFVDRRADVYAAAVVLWELFAWHPLPQRGDPLERWRRAAYPKWEPASRHRAEVPPAVDAMLLKALAVEPGQRFPDAAAFGAELGRLKAKLAPEVGDADVARLMREAFAGEKGAEDAVLAELLGQDPSRALTEQAMPAMLAPPTAMAFEHSGLEAPEDYVPGEEPSHVGASPKTLPQGRRATREARLSFGVDVEEEPGGGLVEARKLPLVRAIEGEEAGDGVPDTLELDAAPPPKRLALVATGLFLGACAAGFGVVWLLARG; translated from the coding sequence TTGCCTAGCCCTCACGAGCAGGAGTCCCCCGCGGGGCTCACGCGCTTCGGCCCCTACACCCTGGCGCGGCGCATCGGCGCGGGGGGCATGGGAGAGGTGTACCTGGCGCGGGAGGAGTCGCCGCGCCGGGCGTGCGTGGTGAAGAAGGTCCTGCCGAAGCTGGTGGAGAACAAGCAGTTCCTCGGCCGCTTCAAGGACGAGGCGCGGGTGGTGGTGCACCTGAAGCACCCGAACATCGCGCGGGTGTACGCGATGGGCGAGGTGGAGGGGCAGTTCTACCTGGCGATGGAGTACGTGCAGGGCAAGACGCTCAGCCGCCTGGCGCACCGGGTGCGCCAGCACGGGCAGGCTCTGTCCCTGGGCGTCCTGCTGCACCTGGGCCAGCGGCTGTGCGAGGCGCTGGCATACGCGCACGATGCCAAGGATGGCCAGGGGCAGCCGCTGCACCTGGTGCACCGGGATTTGTCCCCGGCGAACATCTGTCTGTCCTACGACGGGGAGCTGAAGGTCATCGACTTCGGGGCCTCGCAGTCCACGTTGAAGGAACAGCAGACGGCGCCCCGGGTGGTGATTGGCAACCTGACGTACATGTCCCCGGAGCAGGCGCGGAAGAAGTTCGTGGACCGGCGGGCGGACGTGTACGCGGCGGCGGTGGTGCTGTGGGAGCTGTTCGCGTGGCACCCGCTGCCGCAGCGGGGAGACCCGCTGGAGCGCTGGAGGCGGGCGGCCTACCCGAAGTGGGAGCCCGCGAGCCGCCACCGGGCGGAGGTGCCGCCGGCGGTGGACGCCATGCTGCTGAAGGCGCTGGCGGTGGAGCCGGGGCAGCGCTTCCCGGACGCGGCGGCGTTCGGGGCGGAGCTGGGGCGGCTCAAGGCGAAGCTGGCGCCCGAGGTGGGAGACGCGGACGTGGCGCGGCTGATGCGCGAGGCGTTCGCCGGGGAGAAGGGGGCCGAGGACGCGGTGCTGGCGGAGCTGCTGGGGCAGGACCCCTCGCGCGCGCTCACCGAGCAGGCCATGCCGGCGATGCTGGCGCCGCCCACGGCGATGGCCTTCGAGCACAGCGGGCTGGAAGCGCCCGAGGACTACGTGCCGGGGGAGGAGCCCTCGCACGTGGGCGCCTCGCCGAAGACGCTGCCGCAGGGCCGGCGGGCGACGCGCGAGGCACGGCTCAGCTTCGGGGTGGACGTGGAAGAGGAGCCGGGGGGCGGGCTGGTGGAGGCGCGCAAGCTGCCGCTGGTGCGCGCCATCGAGGGCGAGGAGGCGGGGGACGGGGTGCCGGATACGCTGGAACTCGATGCCGCTCCGCCGCCGAAGCGGCTGGCGCTGGTGGCCACGGGGCTGTTCCTGGGCGCCTGCGCGGCAGGCTTCGGCGTGGTGTGGCTGCTGGCCCGGGGCTGA
- the hemL gene encoding glutamate-1-semialdehyde 2,1-aminomutase gives MNHSHSKALFARAQERIPGGVNSPVRAFRGVGGDPVFFREATGAWMTDVDGNRYVDLVGSWGPLILGHAYPPIVEAIIEAARRGTTYGAPAPGEVELAELLCATVPSVEKVRLVSSGTEATVAAIRLARGFTGRDSILKFEGCFHGAGDPFLVKAGSGVETLGLPDSPGVPAALAKLTLTAPYNDLEAVERLFAEKGKDIACAIIEPVVGNMGVLVPKPGYLQGLQELCRKHGVLFVLDEVMTGFRLARGGAQELFGLKPDLSTFAKVVGGGMPLGAYGGRRDIMSKIAPEGPVYQSGTLSGNPVAVAAGLACLKALAAPGTYARLEQLGAMLEQGLKAEAQAAGVPVTLNRVGSMLTLFFCDTLVYDYTSAKKADTARFGRFFHAMLNEGVYLPPSQFEAAFVSLAIGEAEVAHILGAARKAFRSLA, from the coding sequence ATGAACCACTCCCACAGCAAGGCCCTCTTCGCCCGCGCCCAGGAGCGCATCCCCGGGGGCGTCAACTCGCCGGTGCGTGCCTTCCGGGGCGTGGGCGGCGACCCCGTCTTCTTCCGCGAGGCCACGGGCGCGTGGATGACGGACGTGGACGGCAACCGCTACGTGGACCTGGTGGGAAGCTGGGGCCCGCTCATCCTCGGGCATGCCTACCCGCCCATCGTCGAGGCCATCATCGAGGCGGCGCGCCGGGGCACCACCTACGGGGCGCCCGCGCCGGGCGAGGTGGAGCTGGCGGAGCTCCTGTGCGCCACGGTGCCGAGCGTGGAGAAGGTGCGGCTCGTCTCCAGCGGCACCGAGGCCACGGTGGCGGCCATCCGCCTGGCGCGCGGCTTCACGGGCCGGGACTCCATCCTCAAGTTCGAGGGCTGCTTCCACGGGGCGGGAGACCCGTTCCTGGTGAAGGCGGGCAGCGGCGTGGAGACGCTGGGGCTGCCGGACTCGCCGGGTGTGCCGGCGGCGCTGGCGAAGCTCACGCTGACGGCCCCTTATAATGACCTGGAGGCGGTGGAGCGGCTCTTCGCGGAGAAGGGGAAGGACATCGCCTGCGCCATCATCGAGCCGGTGGTGGGCAACATGGGCGTGCTGGTGCCCAAGCCGGGCTACCTGCAGGGGCTCCAGGAGCTGTGCCGCAAGCACGGGGTGCTCTTCGTGCTGGACGAGGTGATGACGGGCTTCCGGCTGGCGCGCGGCGGGGCGCAGGAGCTGTTCGGGCTGAAGCCGGACCTGAGCACGTTCGCGAAGGTGGTGGGCGGCGGCATGCCGCTGGGGGCCTACGGCGGCCGGCGCGACATCATGTCCAAGATTGCGCCCGAGGGGCCGGTGTACCAGTCGGGCACGCTGTCGGGGAACCCTGTGGCGGTGGCGGCGGGCCTGGCGTGCCTGAAGGCGCTGGCGGCGCCGGGCACCTACGCGCGGCTGGAGCAGTTGGGCGCGATGCTGGAGCAGGGGCTGAAGGCGGAGGCGCAGGCGGCGGGCGTGCCGGTGACGCTCAACCGGGTGGGCAGCATGCTGACGCTCTTCTTCTGCGACACGCTGGTGTACGACTACACGAGCGCGAAGAAGGCGGACACGGCGCGCTTCGGCCGCTTCTTCCACGCCATGCTGAACGAGGGCGTGTACCTGCCGCCGAGCCAGTTCGAGGCGGCGTTCGTCTCGCTGGCCATCGGCGAGGCGGAGGTGGCGCACATCCTCGGCGCGGCGCGAAAGGCCTTCCGCTCGCTTGCCTAG
- a CDS encoding DUF6929 family protein → MIRTTQRRTLTLEAPEEPGRALHVSAASGLVAVGPWLYVIADDSLHLAVFPRQGDAPGRTVRLFPGELPQEPKARKAAKPDLEALCALPPFPACPHGALLAVPSGSAERRNQGALLPLTPEGTLAGAVHPLDFTGLYTHLARHVGPLNVEGAAVAGGLLRLLQRGNGDAGVDALLDLDQERVLRALEAGQAPGGEVLRAVRRWELGRSGPVRLSFTDAAPLPDGRMVFTAAAEDSRDAYADGQVTGSAVGLLAPDGTPLFLDAVDAKVKLEGVSAHVEAGRIHLLLVADADAPEVASPLLEAVLEAVPG, encoded by the coding sequence ATGATCCGCACCACGCAGCGCCGGACGTTGACCCTCGAAGCCCCGGAGGAGCCCGGGCGCGCCCTCCACGTCTCCGCCGCCAGCGGGCTCGTGGCCGTGGGGCCCTGGCTCTACGTCATCGCCGATGACTCGCTGCACCTGGCCGTCTTCCCCCGGCAGGGCGATGCGCCGGGCCGCACGGTGCGCCTCTTCCCCGGCGAGCTGCCCCAGGAGCCGAAGGCCCGCAAGGCCGCCAAGCCAGACCTGGAGGCCCTCTGTGCCCTGCCCCCCTTCCCGGCCTGTCCGCACGGCGCGCTGCTCGCGGTGCCCTCGGGCTCCGCGGAGCGGCGGAACCAGGGCGCCCTGCTGCCCCTCACGCCCGAGGGCACCCTCGCGGGCGCGGTGCACCCGCTGGACTTCACCGGGCTGTACACGCACCTCGCCCGGCACGTGGGGCCGCTCAACGTCGAGGGGGCCGCCGTGGCCGGGGGGCTCCTGCGGCTGCTCCAGCGCGGCAACGGGGATGCGGGCGTGGATGCGCTGCTGGACCTGGACCAGGAGCGGGTCCTGCGCGCGCTGGAGGCGGGCCAGGCGCCCGGCGGGGAGGTGCTCCGGGCGGTGCGGCGCTGGGAGCTGGGCCGCTCGGGCCCGGTACGCCTGTCCTTCACGGATGCGGCCCCGCTGCCGGATGGGCGCATGGTGTTCACCGCCGCCGCCGAGGACTCGCGCGATGCCTACGCCGATGGCCAGGTGACGGGCTCCGCCGTGGGCCTCCTCGCCCCGGACGGCACGCCGCTGTTCCTCGACGCGGTGGACGCGAAGGTGAAGCTGGAGGGGGTCAGCGCCCACGTGGAGGCAGGCCGCATCCACCTGCTGCTGGTGGCGGACGCGGATGCGCCGGAGGTGGCCTCGCCCCTGCTGGAGGCCGTGCTGGAGGCCGTGCCCGGCTGA
- a CDS encoding tetratricopeptide repeat protein yields the protein MKRLVLACALLALLAGCRETPADHLQRARDAVFEKRPDEALVEYRKAVDLLRRDDTPQSMVLRARALKGAADVYWLEQRKVKEAVSVYKELLAQCPESPEALEARIILAELLRVHYRDLRGAIDQLTAALQRNPPQSAELHYQVAKLYFELGDYAQSELEANRLAERFSTSAYVDDALFLRAQAIHMMEGRRQEASKAYADLRARFPDSELAAHATVEMGRLRAEAGENEKAIELWVEALKSHPDPALVQDYISRARRRIADTTPGAIGERAAAFGHGPPPRPPARAPRTSVEAVGGTAEEASRDHGD from the coding sequence GTGAAGCGGCTCGTCCTCGCCTGTGCGCTGCTGGCCCTGCTCGCGGGGTGCCGCGAGACGCCCGCGGACCACCTCCAGCGCGCGCGGGATGCCGTCTTCGAGAAGCGGCCGGACGAGGCGCTCGTGGAGTACCGCAAGGCGGTGGACCTGCTGCGCCGCGACGACACGCCCCAGTCGATGGTGCTCCGGGCCCGGGCGCTCAAGGGCGCCGCGGACGTGTACTGGCTGGAGCAGCGCAAGGTGAAGGAGGCGGTCAGCGTCTACAAGGAGCTGCTCGCGCAGTGCCCCGAGTCGCCCGAGGCGCTGGAGGCGCGCATCATCCTCGCGGAGCTGCTGCGGGTGCACTACCGGGACTTGCGCGGCGCCATCGACCAGCTCACCGCCGCGCTCCAGCGCAACCCGCCGCAGAGCGCCGAGCTGCACTACCAGGTGGCCAAGCTCTACTTCGAGCTGGGGGACTACGCCCAGAGCGAGCTGGAGGCGAACCGGCTCGCCGAGCGCTTCTCCACCAGCGCCTACGTGGACGACGCCCTGTTTCTCCGGGCCCAGGCCATTCACATGATGGAGGGCCGGCGCCAGGAGGCCTCGAAGGCGTACGCGGACCTGCGCGCGCGCTTCCCGGACTCGGAGCTGGCCGCGCACGCCACGGTGGAGATGGGCCGGTTGCGCGCCGAGGCGGGCGAGAACGAGAAGGCCATCGAGCTGTGGGTGGAGGCGCTCAAGTCCCACCCGGACCCGGCGCTGGTGCAGGACTACATCTCCCGGGCGCGCCGCCGCATCGCCGACACCACGCCCGGAGCCATCGGCGAGCGCGCCGCGGCCTTCGGCCATGGTCCCCCGCCGCGGCCCCCGGCCCGGGCCCCGCGCACCTCGGTGGAGGCCGTGGGCGGCACCGCCGAAGAGGCCTCGCGCGACCACGGGGACTGA
- a CDS encoding KdsC family phosphatase, with amino-acid sequence MNQDLESLKARVRHLSVMIFDIDGTLTDGRIFWVPNSGWTQMYSVRDGMGIKRLQEVGIEVAAISGGDSLSAQMRMQSLGLRHVHFGSQDKVAHFERLLELLKVSADRCGYMGDEVVDLPLLKAVGFSAAPPEAPDEVRAQVHYVAQKAAGFGAAREVCEFILRHRPAP; translated from the coding sequence ATGAACCAGGACCTCGAATCGCTCAAGGCCCGGGTGCGGCACCTGTCGGTGATGATCTTCGACATCGACGGGACGCTCACGGACGGGCGCATCTTCTGGGTGCCCAACTCCGGCTGGACGCAGATGTACAGCGTGCGCGACGGCATGGGCATCAAGCGGCTGCAGGAGGTGGGCATCGAGGTGGCGGCCATCTCCGGGGGCGACAGCCTCTCGGCGCAGATGCGGATGCAGTCGCTGGGCCTGCGGCACGTGCACTTCGGCAGCCAGGACAAGGTGGCGCACTTCGAGCGGCTGCTGGAGCTCTTGAAGGTGTCCGCCGACCGGTGTGGCTACATGGGGGATGAGGTGGTGGACCTGCCGCTGCTCAAGGCGGTGGGCTTCTCCGCCGCGCCGCCCGAGGCCCCGGACGAGGTGCGGGCCCAGGTGCACTATGTCGCCCAGAAGGCCGCGGGCTTCGGGGCGGCCCGCGAGGTGTGCGAGTTCATTCTCCGCCACCGCCCGGCCCCCTGA